One part of the Aestuariirhabdus litorea genome encodes these proteins:
- the hisH gene encoding imidazole glycerol phosphate synthase subunit HisH: MKTIAVIDYGMGNLHSASKALEHVSDANTRVVVTPDADTILAADRVLFPGVGAIRDCMAEIRRLGVDEIVREVVRHKPVLAICVGMQALFERSEENGGVDCIGLLPGEVKFFGRELAEANGERLKVPHMGWNQVEQLREHPLCAGIDNLARFYFVHSYYVRAQQRESVVGNCHYGVDCDVMVADGHLFATQFHPEKSAAVGLKLLENFVNWRP, translated from the coding sequence ATGAAAACAATCGCAGTAATCGACTATGGCATGGGCAACCTGCACTCTGCTTCCAAGGCGCTGGAGCACGTGAGTGATGCCAATACCCGGGTGGTGGTGACCCCAGACGCCGACACCATTCTGGCCGCCGATCGGGTGCTGTTTCCCGGGGTCGGTGCCATCCGCGACTGCATGGCCGAGATTCGCCGCCTGGGGGTGGATGAGATCGTGCGCGAGGTGGTGCGTCACAAGCCGGTGCTGGCGATCTGCGTTGGCATGCAGGCGCTGTTTGAGCGCAGCGAGGAGAACGGCGGTGTTGACTGCATCGGCCTGCTGCCCGGAGAGGTGAAGTTTTTTGGCCGCGAACTGGCGGAAGCCAACGGCGAGCGCCTCAAGGTTCCCCATATGGGCTGGAACCAGGTGGAGCAGCTACGCGAGCACCCGCTCTGTGCCGGTATCGACAACCTTGCCCGCTTCTACTTCGTGCACAGCTATTACGTCCGTGCCCAACAGCGCGAGTCGGTGGTGGGTAACTGCCACTACGGCGTCGATTGCGATGTGATGGTGGCCGATGGGCACCTGTTCGCCACCCAGTTCCACCCCGAGAAAAGTGCCGCCGTGGGGCTGAAGCTGCTTGAGAATTTCGTCAACTGGCGCCCCTGA
- the hisB gene encoding imidazoleglycerol-phosphate dehydratase HisB, producing MSGRVASVERNTLETQIRVVINLDGNGTSQFDTGVPFLDHMMDQIARHGMIDIEVTAKGDNEIDDHHTVEDIGITLGQAFAKALGDKKGITRYGHAYVPLDEALSRVVVDFSGRPGLVYNLPFTRARIGNFDVDLFQEFFQGFVNHALLTLHIDNLRGTNSHHQAETVFKAFGRALRMAVEPDPRMAGVMPSTKGTL from the coding sequence ATGAGCGGCCGAGTCGCCAGCGTTGAACGCAATACCCTGGAAACCCAGATTCGTGTTGTCATCAATCTTGATGGCAACGGTACCAGCCAGTTCGACACCGGGGTGCCCTTTCTCGACCATATGATGGACCAGATTGCTCGCCACGGCATGATCGATATCGAGGTAACCGCCAAGGGCGACAACGAGATCGACGATCACCATACCGTCGAGGATATCGGTATCACCCTGGGGCAGGCGTTCGCCAAGGCGCTGGGGGACAAGAAGGGGATCACCCGTTATGGCCACGCCTACGTTCCACTGGACGAGGCCCTGTCACGGGTGGTGGTGGATTTCTCCGGACGCCCGGGGTTGGTCTACAACCTGCCCTTCACCCGTGCCCGTATTGGCAACTTCGATGTGGACCTGTTCCAGGAGTTCTTCCAGGGTTTCGTTAACCATGCCCTGCTGACCCTGCATATCGACAACCTGCGCGGCACCAATAGCCACCACCAGGCCGAGACCGTATTCAAGGCCTTTGGCCGGGCCCTGCGCATGGCGGTTGAGCCGGATCCACGGATGGCAGGGGTGATGCCCTCCACCAAAGGTACTCTCTGA
- a CDS encoding NAD(P)/FAD-dependent oxidoreductase translates to MESVDLAIIGAGVVGLAVARALAQAGRETFVLEQHQQVGFETSSRNSEVVHAGIYYPTGSLKAQLCVRGKALLYDYCQQQQIPHSRCGKLIVACETDEQPQLVEIEQRARANGVHDLEWLDAGALREREPELRACQALWSPSTGIVDSHALMQSCQFDAERQGAMLLLDTRVVSLKRRAEGFVVGAVTAGEEYEFACSQLVNCGGLHAQALAATFEGYDPGLIPPLHYCKGHYFSLSGARPFSHLIYPVPERNTTGLGVHATLALDGQVRFGPDTLYIDAIDYTVPPELADRYYRTIRRYYPGLADGSLQADYAGIRPKLQGPGEPFADFCLQGPADHGVPGLVQLFGIESPGLTASLAIAERVAQLLKQHH, encoded by the coding sequence GTGGAATCGGTGGATCTGGCGATCATAGGCGCCGGGGTGGTGGGCCTGGCCGTCGCCCGGGCCCTGGCGCAAGCCGGGAGGGAGACCTTCGTTCTGGAGCAGCACCAGCAGGTCGGGTTCGAAACCAGCAGCCGCAACAGCGAGGTGGTCCACGCCGGCATCTATTACCCCACCGGCAGCCTCAAGGCCCAGCTCTGTGTGCGTGGCAAGGCGCTGCTCTACGACTACTGCCAGCAACAGCAGATCCCCCACAGCCGATGCGGCAAGCTGATCGTCGCCTGCGAAACCGACGAGCAACCACAACTGGTGGAGATCGAGCAGCGCGCCCGTGCCAACGGGGTCCATGACCTCGAGTGGCTGGACGCTGGTGCCCTGCGCGAGCGGGAACCCGAACTGCGCGCCTGCCAGGCACTCTGGTCCCCCTCTACCGGCATCGTTGACAGCCACGCCCTGATGCAAAGCTGCCAGTTCGATGCCGAGCGGCAGGGGGCCATGCTACTGCTGGACACCCGGGTGGTCTCCCTCAAGCGCCGGGCGGAGGGTTTTGTGGTGGGTGCGGTCACCGCCGGCGAGGAGTATGAGTTTGCCTGCTCGCAACTGGTGAACTGTGGCGGCCTCCACGCCCAGGCGCTGGCGGCCACCTTCGAGGGCTACGACCCTGGCCTTATCCCCCCGTTGCACTACTGCAAGGGGCACTACTTTTCCCTCAGCGGCGCACGCCCCTTCAGCCACCTCATCTACCCGGTGCCGGAGCGCAATACCACCGGTCTCGGGGTACACGCCACCCTCGCCCTGGACGGCCAGGTCCGCTTTGGCCCCGATACCCTTTATATCGATGCGATCGACTACACGGTCCCTCCTGAGCTCGCCGACCGCTACTACCGCACCATCCGTCGCTACTACCCGGGCCTGGCTGATGGCAGCCTGCAAGCCGACTACGCCGGCATCCGCCCCAAGCTGCAGGGACCGGGTGAACCCTTTGCCGACTTTTGCCTGCAGGGGCCCGCCGACCACGGAGTCCCCGGCCTGGTTCAGCTGTTCGGCATCGAGAGCCCCGGCCTCACCGCCTCCCTTGCGATCGCCGAACGGGTTGCCCAGCTGCTCAAGCAGCACCACTGA
- a CDS encoding AsmA family protein, whose protein sequence is MKALLKAGLIALLLAIVLLVAALVIIPLLVNPNDYKPQLQQLVREQSGMELLIDGEIGLSIFPTLGFTLQQVSLANQGQPLARLEQAQMALKLLPLLGGKVEVQALALDGLDLQLVKTPQGEANWVPKPPSGLGTASTATPDTPDQPAAAQTPAGGSGEIRLSVSEIRIRDISLHYLDQQQGKEYRLEQMSLLTGAIEPGQPFPLELNFNLDSRDPELSLKTRLTAEASLDLARQHYRLQQLVLDSQLSGATTGGKSVPLRLAGNIDAQLGEGRIQLDTLSLGLANLTANADLKVTALQPLRYEGSLQLPAFDLKALMSTLGQPALDTQDPAALKAIALSSQLSGSDQSIELSGLQLGLDGSRFNGRIAIPSFANQALRFSLKGDSLNVDRYLPPAPAKGGKGEASAPATPPPAAAASSEWDDSPLLPVETLSALDLVGELQLGRLVASGVTISDASLKLSARNGLLKLEQLKGGAFDGQFSKTASLDLNKSPISLNATVDMEKVDISEVLKLVNPDKPAARGRANISTRLDARGNSQRKLVNSLNGTTRFSIDDGALLGTNLNQLVCRAVASVRKKTLAEQSWPQETPFRSLGGSLNIRNGVAGNNDLIAAMDNLKLSGDGEINLPAKALDYRLGLTIVGNGADQDEACQINEKYANIAWPVRCNGSFVGDKRLCGIDSQRMGAVVAGIAGQEVQQKINKKLEEKLGSGLKGLFDKLQ, encoded by the coding sequence ATGAAAGCGCTGCTCAAAGCCGGCCTGATCGCCCTGCTACTGGCCATTGTGTTGCTGGTTGCCGCCCTGGTGATCATTCCCCTGCTGGTAAACCCCAACGACTACAAGCCGCAGCTGCAACAGCTGGTGCGCGAGCAGAGTGGGATGGAGCTGCTGATCGACGGCGAGATCGGCCTCTCCATCTTCCCCACCCTCGGCTTTACCCTGCAGCAGGTCTCGCTGGCCAATCAGGGCCAGCCCCTCGCCAGGCTTGAGCAGGCGCAGATGGCGCTGAAGCTGCTGCCCCTGCTCGGAGGCAAGGTGGAGGTGCAGGCCCTGGCCCTCGATGGCTTGGACCTGCAGCTGGTGAAAACCCCCCAGGGGGAAGCCAACTGGGTGCCAAAACCGCCTTCAGGGCTGGGCACCGCCAGTACCGCCACCCCCGATACCCCTGACCAGCCAGCCGCTGCGCAAACGCCGGCAGGGGGAAGCGGCGAAATACGTCTCAGCGTGTCCGAGATCCGTATTCGCGATATCTCTCTGCACTACCTCGACCAGCAACAGGGCAAGGAGTACCGCCTCGAACAGATGAGCCTGCTGACCGGTGCTATCGAGCCGGGACAGCCCTTTCCACTGGAGCTGAACTTTAACCTCGACAGTCGCGATCCCGAACTTAGCCTCAAGACCCGCCTCACTGCCGAGGCCAGCCTTGATCTCGCCCGTCAGCACTACCGTCTGCAGCAGCTGGTGCTGGACAGCCAGCTCAGCGGCGCCACCACCGGTGGCAAGTCGGTTCCCCTGCGCCTTGCAGGCAACATCGACGCTCAGCTCGGCGAGGGTCGCATTCAGCTCGACACGCTAAGCCTGGGGCTCGCCAACCTGACCGCCAACGCCGATCTCAAGGTGACCGCCCTGCAGCCGCTGCGCTACGAGGGCAGCCTGCAACTGCCGGCCTTCGACCTCAAGGCGCTGATGAGCACCCTCGGCCAGCCGGCACTCGACACTCAAGACCCGGCGGCCCTCAAGGCGATCGCCCTCAGCAGCCAGCTTAGCGGCAGCGACCAGTCCATCGAACTGTCCGGGCTCCAGCTCGGCCTCGATGGCAGCCGCTTTAACGGCCGCATTGCTATCCCCTCTTTTGCCAACCAGGCGCTGCGTTTCAGCCTTAAGGGTGACAGCCTCAACGTCGATCGTTACCTGCCGCCCGCCCCGGCCAAGGGGGGGAAGGGAGAAGCCTCCGCTCCGGCCACCCCCCCCCCCGCCGCTGCCGCCAGCAGCGAGTGGGATGACTCCCCCCTACTACCTGTGGAAACCCTCAGTGCGCTGGACCTGGTGGGCGAGCTGCAACTTGGCCGCCTGGTTGCCAGCGGCGTCACCATCAGCGACGCCAGCCTCAAACTCAGTGCCCGTAATGGCCTGCTTAAACTGGAACAGCTCAAGGGCGGAGCCTTCGACGGCCAGTTCAGTAAAACCGCCAGCCTCGACCTCAACAAGAGCCCCATCAGCCTCAACGCAACGGTTGATATGGAGAAGGTCGATATCAGCGAGGTGCTCAAGCTGGTGAACCCCGATAAACCCGCCGCCCGGGGGCGCGCCAACATCAGCACCCGGCTGGATGCCCGTGGCAACAGCCAGCGCAAACTGGTTAACAGCCTCAACGGCACCACCCGCTTCTCAATCGACGACGGCGCCCTGCTGGGCACCAACCTCAACCAACTGGTGTGCCGCGCGGTTGCCAGCGTGCGCAAGAAGACTCTGGCCGAGCAGAGCTGGCCTCAGGAGACCCCCTTCCGCAGTCTGGGCGGCAGCCTCAACATCCGTAACGGCGTCGCCGGTAACAATGACCTGATCGCCGCCATGGACAATCTCAAGTTGAGCGGTGATGGCGAAATCAACCTGCCCGCCAAAGCCCTCGACTATCGCCTGGGGCTGACCATTGTCGGCAACGGGGCGGATCAGGACGAAGCCTGCCAGATCAACGAGAAGTACGCCAACATCGCCTGGCCGGTGCGCTGCAACGGCAGTTTCGTCGGCGACAAGCGCCTGTGTGGGATCGACAGCCAGCGCATGGGCGCGGTGGTGGCAGGGATCGCTGGCCAGGAGGTGCAGCAGAAGATCAACAAAAAGCTGGAAGAGAAGCTGGGCAGCGGTCTCAAAGGGCTGTTCGACAAGCTGCAATGA
- the mutY gene encoding A/G-specific adenine glycosylase: MMISADAFSRALLAWFDQHGRKHLPWQQQISSYRVWVSEIMLQQTQVATVIPYFERFMARFPTVDALAAAQEDEVLHLWTGLGYYARARNLHAAAKKIQELGAFPQGVEALEQLPGIGRSTAGAIAAIAQGVRAPILDGNVKRVLCRFEAVSGWPGKSDTAKRLWQLAEHYTPHERFADYTQAMMDLGATLCTRSRPRCDQCPLRTDCIAQRSGNPTAYPEPRAAKPKPLRHSHLLMLVSEGGEVLLGKRPPTGIWGGLWSLPELPPEADPVGYAGERWQLEINPAQRWESFIHTFSHYQLEITPLVAQLARPSAQVMEEGRWLWYNMHRPQDLGLAAPVKMLLEKLANQL, translated from the coding sequence ATGATGATCAGTGCCGACGCCTTCAGCCGCGCCCTGCTGGCCTGGTTCGACCAGCACGGGCGCAAACACCTGCCCTGGCAGCAGCAGATCTCCAGTTACCGGGTCTGGGTCTCCGAGATCATGCTGCAGCAGACCCAGGTGGCCACGGTGATTCCCTACTTCGAGCGCTTTATGGCGCGCTTCCCCACCGTCGATGCGCTGGCGGCAGCTCAAGAAGATGAGGTGCTGCATCTTTGGACCGGTCTCGGCTATTACGCCCGGGCCCGCAACCTGCACGCCGCCGCCAAAAAGATCCAGGAGCTGGGGGCGTTCCCCCAGGGGGTGGAAGCCCTCGAGCAGCTGCCGGGCATTGGGCGCTCCACCGCCGGCGCCATCGCCGCCATCGCCCAGGGGGTTCGCGCGCCGATCCTCGATGGCAACGTCAAGCGGGTGCTGTGCCGTTTCGAAGCGGTCAGCGGCTGGCCCGGCAAGAGCGACACCGCCAAACGGCTGTGGCAACTGGCGGAACACTACACCCCCCATGAGCGCTTCGCCGACTATACCCAGGCGATGATGGACCTGGGGGCCACGCTCTGTACCCGCAGCCGGCCGCGCTGTGACCAGTGCCCACTGCGTACCGATTGCATCGCCCAGCGCAGCGGCAATCCCACCGCCTACCCCGAGCCCAGGGCCGCAAAGCCCAAACCCCTGCGCCACAGCCACCTGCTGATGCTGGTCAGTGAGGGGGGTGAGGTGCTGCTGGGTAAGCGCCCGCCCACCGGCATCTGGGGCGGACTCTGGAGCCTGCCGGAGCTGCCCCCCGAGGCGGACCCGGTGGGTTACGCCGGCGAGCGCTGGCAGCTGGAGATCAACCCGGCCCAGCGCTGGGAAAGTTTTATCCACACCTTCAGCCACTACCAGTTGGAGATCACCCCGCTAGTGGCGCAGCTGGCGCGCCCATCCGCGCAGGTCATGGAAGAGGGGCGCTGGCTCTGGTATAACATGCATCGACCGCAGGATCTGGGGCTGGCGGCGCCGGTCAAGATGCTGCTGGAGAAGCTGGCCAACCAGCTCTGA
- a CDS encoding oxidative damage protection protein yields MSRTVFCAKLKKEAEGLALPPYPGAKGQWIYENICEQAWKEWQDHQTRLINEKQLSMMNPADRKFIMEQMDRYFAGEAFEEAEGYVPEKK; encoded by the coding sequence ATGTCCCGCACCGTATTCTGCGCCAAACTGAAAAAGGAGGCCGAGGGCCTCGCCCTGCCCCCCTACCCCGGCGCCAAGGGCCAGTGGATCTACGAAAACATCTGCGAACAGGCGTGGAAGGAGTGGCAGGATCACCAGACCCGTTTGATCAACGAGAAGCAGCTGAGCATGATGAACCCCGCCGACCGCAAATTCATCATGGAGCAGATGGACCGTTACTTTGCCGGTGAAGCCTTCGAAGAGGCCGAGGGCTACGTTCCCGAGAAGAAATAG
- a CDS encoding GGDEF domain-containing protein, protein MARLSTRQVVFRIVLTISLVELVIMLLLPHLPQAWSNYPVPLIDTLLLALLTTPVIYLWVIQPFVLAHDRVLSEVNRLANTDPLTHLANRRFLFSRMELLIDQVGSNRIGGAVLLIDLDGFKQVNDQYGHHAGDAVLVEVAKRLRSEIRGEDLVGRLGGDEFMVLIHRLGADEGKALVAARGIADKLIERVAQPVLIDGTEIRVGASVGACLLGFGARLDAEMITRQADAAMYRIKEQGGKGAFLFSE, encoded by the coding sequence ATGGCCAGGTTAAGCACCCGCCAGGTGGTGTTCAGGATTGTGCTCACCATCTCGCTGGTGGAGCTGGTGATCATGTTGCTGTTGCCGCATCTGCCGCAGGCGTGGAGCAATTACCCAGTACCACTGATTGACACCCTGCTACTGGCGCTGTTGACGACGCCGGTCATCTATCTCTGGGTGATCCAGCCCTTTGTATTGGCCCACGACCGGGTGCTGAGCGAGGTGAACCGACTGGCCAATACCGACCCCCTGACCCACCTGGCTAACCGTCGCTTTCTGTTTTCCCGAATGGAGCTGTTGATCGATCAGGTGGGTAGTAACCGGATCGGGGGAGCGGTGCTGCTGATCGATCTCGATGGCTTCAAACAGGTGAACGACCAGTACGGTCACCATGCGGGGGATGCAGTGCTGGTAGAGGTGGCCAAGCGGTTACGCTCCGAAATTCGGGGTGAAGACCTGGTGGGCCGCCTCGGTGGCGATGAGTTTATGGTACTTATCCACCGCTTGGGGGCTGACGAAGGCAAGGCCCTTGTGGCGGCCCGGGGAATAGCCGACAAGCTGATCGAAAGGGTGGCGCAGCCGGTCCTGATTGATGGCACGGAGATCCGGGTAGGGGCCAGTGTGGGCGCCTGCCTGCTTGGCTTCGGCGCCAGGCTCGACGCTGAGATGATCACCCGCCAGGCCGATGCGGCCATGTACCGCATCAAGGAACAGGGGGGGAAGGGGGCGTTTTTGTTTTCCGAATAG
- a CDS encoding NAD(P)H-dependent oxidoreductase — protein MINRSTLQGRSMDSILIICGAERAGISEGRYNRSLAAAAEALLGEHYRLLTTSIEAGYDVEQEQEKFRQAQVVIWQFPVFWFNCPASVKQYIDRVFAHGVFFERKLPYGTGGLMGGKRYLLSTTWNAPESAFADPATFYQGATLDDAMIAMHQAHRYVGMEALPSFAVYNVVREPDYERAEQRWRDHLRRLLLS, from the coding sequence ATGATCAACCGTTCTACCCTTCAAGGACGATCGATGGACAGCATCCTGATTATCTGCGGCGCCGAACGGGCGGGCATCTCCGAGGGCCGCTACAACCGCTCCCTGGCCGCTGCTGCTGAAGCGCTGTTGGGTGAGCACTACCGGCTCCTCACTACCTCCATTGAAGCGGGCTACGATGTCGAACAGGAGCAGGAGAAGTTCCGCCAGGCGCAGGTGGTGATCTGGCAGTTTCCTGTCTTCTGGTTCAACTGCCCTGCCTCGGTCAAGCAGTACATCGACCGGGTTTTTGCCCACGGGGTCTTCTTTGAGCGCAAGCTCCCCTACGGCACCGGTGGCCTGATGGGTGGCAAGCGTTACCTGCTCTCCACCACCTGGAATGCGCCCGAGAGCGCCTTTGCTGACCCCGCTACCTTCTACCAGGGTGCTACGCTGGATGATGCGATGATCGCGATGCACCAGGCGCACCGTTACGTGGGTATGGAGGCGTTGCCCAGCTTTGCGGTCTATAACGTGGTACGCGAGCCTGATTACGAGCGGGCCGAGCAGCGCTGGCGGGATCATCTACGCCGATTGCTGTTGAGCTGA
- a CDS encoding PA4780 family RIO1-like protein kinase, protein MKIPKRIQPLYEDGLVDEVLRPLMSGKEASVYLVRCGDETRCAKVYKEASQRSFHQAVQYREGRKVRNSRRARAMEKGSRFGRKQQEDAWHNAEVDALYRCAEAGVRVPQPYGCFDGVLLMELITDGEGGVAPRLNDVSMSAEQALEDHACIVRDVVRMLCAGLVHGDLSEFNVLVDPDGPVIIDLPQAVDAAANNHAQWMLERDLNNMRDYYGQYAPELLETQYAKEIWALYEAGELTPDSELSGRFKESQKAADVDAVLLEIKAAFAAEQARLQRLREADEAP, encoded by the coding sequence ATGAAGATCCCTAAGCGCATTCAACCCCTGTACGAAGATGGCCTCGTTGACGAGGTGCTTCGCCCCCTGATGAGCGGCAAGGAGGCCTCGGTCTACCTGGTGCGCTGCGGTGACGAGACCCGCTGCGCCAAGGTCTACAAGGAGGCCAGCCAGCGCAGCTTTCACCAGGCGGTGCAGTATCGGGAGGGGCGCAAGGTACGCAACAGCCGCCGAGCCCGTGCCATGGAGAAGGGCTCCCGGTTTGGTCGCAAGCAGCAGGAGGATGCCTGGCACAACGCCGAGGTGGACGCCCTCTACCGCTGTGCAGAGGCCGGTGTGCGGGTGCCCCAGCCCTACGGTTGTTTTGATGGGGTACTGCTGATGGAGCTGATCACCGATGGCGAAGGCGGCGTCGCGCCTCGTCTCAACGATGTCTCCATGTCCGCCGAGCAGGCACTGGAAGACCACGCCTGCATCGTCCGTGATGTGGTGCGTATGCTCTGCGCGGGGCTGGTCCACGGCGACCTGTCGGAGTTCAACGTGCTGGTCGACCCCGACGGGCCGGTCATCATCGACCTGCCCCAGGCGGTGGATGCCGCTGCCAACAACCACGCGCAGTGGATGCTTGAGCGCGACCTCAACAACATGCGCGACTATTACGGCCAGTACGCCCCCGAGCTGCTCGAGACCCAGTACGCGAAGGAGATCTGGGCGCTCTACGAGGCGGGTGAGCTGACCCCGGACAGCGAACTGAGTGGCCGCTTCAAGGAGAGCCAGAAGGCCGCCGATGTGGATGCGGTGCTGCTGGAGATCAAGGCCGCTTTCGCCGCCGAGCAGGCACGCCTGCAACGGCTGCGGGAGGCCGACGAGGCCCCCTGA
- a CDS encoding SulP family inorganic anion transporter, translated as MIDTIKRDWFSNIKNDLLAGLVVALALVPEAIAFSIIAGVDPKVGLYASFCIAVVIAFVGGRPGMISAATGAMALLMITLVKEHGLEYLLAATLLTGLLQIGAGYLKLGSLMRFVSRSVVTGFVNALAILIFMAQLPELTNVSWHVYAMTAAGLAIIYLFPLLPGIGKAVPSPLVCILSLTAVAIFLGLDIRTVGDMGELPDTLPVFLWPDVPLTFETLTIIFPYAAGLAVVGLLESMMTATIVDDLTDTPSDKNRECKGQGIANIGAGLLGGMAGCAMIGQSVINVKSGGRGRLSTFTAGFVLLIMVVFLDQWLKQIPMAALVAVMIMVSIGTFSWESLRDLRKHPLSTNLVMVTTVAVVVATHNLAIGVFVGVLLASLFFANKIGRFMVVRNQLDSDSSARRYQVIGQVFFASADQFSNAFDFKEAVEHVTIDLSQAHFWDITSVAALDKVVVRFRREGTRVEVIGMNDATRTVVDRFGVYDKPDEIEKIVAGH; from the coding sequence ATGATCGACACCATCAAACGGGACTGGTTCTCCAACATCAAAAACGACCTGCTGGCGGGGCTTGTGGTCGCCCTGGCCCTGGTGCCCGAGGCGATCGCCTTCTCCATTATCGCCGGCGTTGACCCCAAGGTGGGACTCTACGCTTCCTTCTGCATCGCCGTGGTGATCGCGTTTGTGGGTGGCCGCCCCGGTATGATCAGCGCCGCCACCGGTGCCATGGCCCTGTTGATGATCACCCTGGTCAAGGAGCACGGTCTCGAGTACCTGCTGGCCGCCACCCTGCTCACCGGCCTGCTGCAGATCGGCGCCGGCTACCTCAAGCTGGGCAGCCTGATGCGTTTTGTCTCCCGCTCGGTGGTGACCGGCTTCGTCAACGCCCTTGCCATCCTTATCTTTATGGCGCAGCTGCCGGAGCTGACCAACGTCAGCTGGCACGTCTACGCCATGACCGCCGCCGGCCTCGCCATCATCTACCTGTTTCCTCTGCTGCCCGGGATCGGCAAGGCGGTTCCTTCGCCGCTGGTCTGTATTCTCAGCCTGACCGCCGTTGCCATTTTCCTGGGGCTGGATATCCGCACCGTCGGCGATATGGGTGAGCTGCCCGATACCCTGCCGGTGTTCCTCTGGCCCGACGTGCCCCTCACCTTCGAGACCCTCACTATCATTTTTCCTTACGCCGCCGGCCTCGCCGTAGTGGGCCTTTTGGAGTCGATGATGACCGCCACCATCGTCGATGACCTCACCGACACCCCCAGCGACAAGAATCGTGAGTGCAAGGGGCAAGGAATCGCCAACATTGGTGCGGGTTTGCTGGGCGGCATGGCGGGCTGCGCGATGATCGGGCAGTCGGTCATCAACGTGAAATCGGGCGGGCGCGGACGTCTCTCCACCTTCACCGCCGGCTTCGTGCTCCTCATTATGGTGGTGTTCCTTGACCAGTGGCTGAAGCAGATCCCTATGGCGGCGCTGGTGGCCGTCATGATCATGGTCTCCATCGGCACCTTCTCCTGGGAGTCCCTGCGCGACCTCAGGAAACACCCCCTATCGACCAACCTGGTGATGGTGACCACGGTGGCGGTGGTGGTGGCGACCCATAACCTGGCCATTGGCGTCTTTGTCGGCGTCCTCCTGGCCTCACTCTTTTTCGCCAACAAGATCGGCCGCTTTATGGTGGTCAGGAACCAGCTGGATAGTGACAGCAGTGCCCGCCGTTACCAGGTGATTGGGCAGGTCTTCTTTGCCTCGGCCGACCAGTTCAGCAACGCCTTCGATTTCAAGGAGGCGGTGGAGCATGTCACAATCGACCTTTCCCAGGCTCATTTCTGGGATATCACCTCGGTCGCCGCACTCGACAAGGTGGTGGTTCGCTTCCGTCGAGAGGGAACCCGGGTTGAGGTGATCGGCATGAACGATGCGACCCGCACCGTGGTCGATCGTTTCGGGGTCTATGACAAGCCCGACGAGATCGAAAAAATAGTAGCCGGTCATTAA
- a CDS encoding universal stress protein, with translation MTHITACIDGSAISGSVCDAAAWASTCLEVPLTLLHALEKPHTPAKEDLSGAIGLGSREQLLDELTRLDEQRARLALEHGRHLLEEARARAQALGASEVLLSQRHGALLETLLECETNTRLFVMGRLGHDHDINARALGAHFESVVRALHTPILVTVGEFTPPSRYLIAYDGSDSANQAIQRIASSPLLKSMQGILVMVDSDTDSHRSCLQQATARLLETGHQVEGLLLEGSLQEQLDRVRREQEIELMVMGAYGHSRLRELFVGSNTSRLVSNSGVPLLLLR, from the coding sequence ATGACCCACATCACCGCCTGTATCGACGGCTCGGCCATCTCCGGTTCGGTGTGCGATGCCGCTGCCTGGGCCAGCACCTGCCTGGAGGTGCCCCTGACCCTGCTGCACGCGCTGGAAAAACCCCACACCCCGGCCAAGGAAGATCTTTCCGGCGCCATTGGGTTGGGCAGCCGGGAGCAGCTGCTCGATGAGCTTACCCGCCTCGACGAGCAGCGCGCCCGCCTGGCCCTCGAACACGGCAGGCACCTGCTGGAGGAGGCCCGTGCCCGGGCACAGGCGCTGGGGGCCTCGGAGGTGCTGCTCAGCCAGCGCCATGGTGCCCTGCTGGAAACCCTGCTCGAGTGCGAAACCAACACCCGCTTGTTCGTCATGGGCCGTCTCGGTCACGACCACGACATCAATGCCCGCGCCCTGGGTGCTCACTTCGAGAGCGTGGTGCGAGCGCTGCATACCCCGATCCTGGTCACCGTAGGAGAGTTTACCCCCCCCAGCCGCTACCTGATCGCCTACGACGGCAGCGACAGTGCTAACCAGGCGATCCAGCGCATCGCCAGCAGCCCCCTCCTCAAATCGATGCAGGGTATCCTGGTGATGGTCGACAGCGACACCGACAGCCACCGTAGCTGCCTGCAGCAGGCCACTGCCCGTCTGCTGGAAACCGGCCATCAGGTGGAGGGGCTGTTACTGGAGGGCTCCCTGCAGGAGCAGCTGGACCGGGTTCGCCGTGAGCAGGAGATCGAGCTGATGGTGATGGGGGCCTATGGCCACTCACGGCTGCGTGAGCTTTTTGTCGGCAGCAACACCTCCAGGCTGGTCAGCAACAGCGGCGTCCCCCTGCTGCTGTTGCGCTGA